The Thioalkalivibrio sulfidiphilus HL-EbGr7 genome includes a window with the following:
- the dsrO gene encoding sulfate reduction electron transfer complex DsrMKJOP subunit DsrO has product MSHDSTPDLSRRRFITGAVGAVASLTVAPGIFLMQTNAQAGTKPGARWGLLINTNVCGDCNACVTACHKENGVGSMNRPTTDAQWIRKVNITDRTTGHSRSLPVMCQHCEHPPCVDVCPTGASFRRADGIVLVNKHTCIGCRYCMMACPYKARSFVHEHLTDQVPHAPRGKGTVESCTLCVHRIDKGERTTACVEACHTEGNGAMVFGDLNDPNSEISRRLAEYGGAAIRADLGLNPGVRYQGL; this is encoded by the coding sequence ATGAGCCATGACTCCACGCCTGATCTCTCCCGCCGCCGCTTCATCACCGGCGCGGTCGGCGCCGTGGCCAGCCTCACGGTGGCACCGGGCATCTTCCTGATGCAGACCAACGCCCAGGCCGGCACCAAGCCTGGTGCCCGCTGGGGCCTGCTGATCAACACCAATGTGTGCGGCGACTGCAACGCCTGCGTGACCGCCTGTCACAAGGAAAACGGCGTGGGCAGCATGAACCGGCCCACCACCGACGCCCAGTGGATCCGCAAGGTGAACATCACCGACCGGACCACCGGCCACAGCCGCTCCCTGCCGGTGATGTGCCAGCACTGCGAACATCCGCCCTGCGTCGACGTGTGCCCCACCGGCGCCTCCTTCCGGCGCGCGGACGGCATCGTGCTGGTCAACAAGCACACCTGCATCGGTTGCCGCTACTGCATGATGGCCTGCCCCTACAAGGCACGCTCCTTCGTGCATGAACATCTCACCGACCAGGTACCCCATGCCCCCCGCGGCAAGGGCACCGTGGAGAGCTGCACCCTGTGCGTGCACCGCATCGACAAGGGCGAGCGGACCACCGCGTGCGTGGAGGCCTGCCACACCGAGGGCAACGGCGCCATGGTGTTCGGTGATCTCAACGATCCCAATTCCGAGATCTCCCGCCGCCTGGCCGAGTACGGCGGGGCCGCCATCCGGGCCGACCTGGGTCTGAACCCGGGCGTGCGCTACCAGGGACTCTGA
- the nrfD gene encoding NrfD/PsrC family molybdoenzyme membrane anchor subunit: MKAMTHFREIEGRSKGYYGLLVLLLFGIGLGLVAAALKGTYGHHITGMNNHVVWGLPHVFAIFLIVAASGALNVASIASVFGRKAYKPLAPLSGLLAITLLAGGLAVLVLDLGRPDRLIVAMTHYNFKSIFAWNIFLYTGFIAIVAVYLWFMMERRMNPHSTKVGYVAFIWRLILTTGTGSIFGFLVAREAYDAAILAPLFIALSFSLGLAVFLLVLMAAYNWTGRPLGDAILRRLKNLLGIFVAGVLYFVAVYHLTNLYATRLHGVEAFLLVHGGIYPFLFWFVQIALGSVLPLVLLFHPVWSRCRAVIAAACGLVILGGLAQLYVTIIGGQAYPLDLFPGHDVSSSFFDGVVVPYTPSAVEWMLGIGGVALALFMVTVAIKFLRFLPESLADDKVDPHHAAQAAAGAEPAKA, translated from the coding sequence ATGAAAGCGATGACCCACTTCCGGGAGATCGAGGGCAGGAGCAAGGGCTACTACGGACTGCTCGTGCTGCTGTTGTTCGGCATCGGCCTGGGCCTGGTGGCCGCCGCCCTGAAGGGCACCTACGGCCACCATATCACCGGCATGAACAACCACGTGGTCTGGGGCCTGCCCCACGTGTTCGCCATCTTCCTGATCGTCGCCGCCTCCGGGGCCCTGAACGTGGCCTCCATCGCCTCGGTGTTCGGCCGCAAGGCCTACAAGCCCCTGGCGCCCCTGTCGGGCCTGCTGGCCATCACCCTGCTCGCCGGCGGCCTGGCCGTGCTGGTACTGGACCTGGGTCGTCCCGACCGGCTGATCGTCGCCATGACTCACTACAACTTCAAGTCCATCTTCGCCTGGAACATCTTCCTGTACACCGGCTTCATCGCCATCGTGGCGGTGTACCTGTGGTTCATGATGGAACGGCGCATGAACCCCCACAGCACCAAGGTGGGCTACGTGGCCTTCATCTGGCGCCTGATCCTGACCACCGGTACCGGCTCCATCTTCGGCTTCCTGGTGGCCCGCGAGGCCTACGACGCCGCCATCCTGGCCCCCCTGTTCATCGCCCTGTCCTTCTCCCTGGGCCTGGCGGTGTTCCTGCTGGTGCTGATGGCCGCCTACAACTGGACCGGACGCCCCCTGGGTGACGCCATCCTCAGGCGCCTGAAGAACCTGCTGGGCATCTTCGTGGCCGGCGTCCTGTACTTCGTGGCCGTCTACCACCTCACCAACCTGTATGCCACCCGCCTGCACGGCGTGGAGGCCTTCCTGCTGGTGCACGGCGGCATCTATCCCTTCCTGTTCTGGTTCGTCCAGATCGCCCTGGGCAGCGTGCTGCCCCTGGTGCTGCTGTTCCACCCGGTGTGGAGCCGTTGCCGGGCGGTGATCGCAGCGGCCTGCGGCCTGGTCATCCTGGGTGGCCTGGCCCAGCTCTATGTGACCATCATCGGCGGTCAGGCCTACCCGCTCGACCTGTTCCCCGGCCATGACGTGAGCAGCAGCTTCTTCGACGGCGTGGTGGTCCCCTACACCCCCTCCGCCGTGGAGTGGATGCTGGGCATCGGCGGTGTGGCCCTGGCCCTGTTCATGGTGACCGTGGCCATCAAGTTCCTGCGCTTCCTGCCCGAGAGCCTCGCCGACGACAAGGTGGATCCGCACCACGCCGCGCAGGCCGCCGCCGGGGCCGAACCCGCCAAGGCATGA
- a CDS encoding cobyrinate a,c-diamide synthase gives MTRLLVSAAHKSSGKTTVATGLCAALAARGLRVQPFKKGPDYIDPLWLGHAAGRPCVNLDFHTQDHDEILAMAARYERDTDVTLVEGNKGLYDGVDLEGSNSNAALAKLLETPVVLVVDCRGMTRGIAPLLLGYQAFDAGVRIGGVILNRVGGARHESKLRAVIEHYTDVPVLGAVHEDPALQIIERHLGLVPSNEHQKADSQIRRLGEAIAAQVDLEAVLRIGADTRTPLPATPSPVAEATAGPKVRIAVARDAAFGFYYHTDLEALEQAGAQLCFFDALHDAELPEADALFIGGGFPETHLAALEANAPLRGAILDAIEAGLPAYAECGGLMYLSRSIRWKDQCHTMVGVIPGDVVMHERPQGRGYVRLEETGAGLWPLRDGEGKAATFPAHEFHYSALEPMGAETVYAYRVLRGHGVDGRHDGIVRHNLLASYSHQRHTRRNPWASRFVAFIRHQLQSRSATQARSTAP, from the coding sequence ATGACGCGCCTGCTCGTCTCGGCCGCCCACAAGTCCTCCGGCAAGACCACCGTAGCCACAGGCCTGTGCGCCGCCCTCGCGGCGCGCGGCCTGCGGGTCCAGCCCTTCAAGAAAGGCCCCGACTACATCGACCCCCTGTGGCTCGGCCATGCCGCCGGCCGTCCCTGCGTGAACCTGGACTTCCATACCCAGGATCACGACGAGATCCTGGCCATGGCCGCCCGTTACGAACGGGACACCGATGTCACCCTGGTGGAAGGCAACAAGGGCCTCTACGACGGCGTGGACCTGGAGGGCAGCAACAGCAACGCCGCCCTGGCCAAGCTGCTCGAGACCCCGGTGGTGCTGGTGGTGGACTGCCGCGGCATGACCCGGGGCATCGCACCCCTGCTGCTCGGTTACCAGGCCTTTGATGCCGGCGTCCGCATCGGCGGCGTGATCCTCAACCGGGTCGGCGGCGCCCGCCACGAATCCAAGCTGCGCGCGGTCATCGAACACTACACGGACGTCCCCGTGCTGGGCGCCGTGCACGAGGATCCGGCGCTGCAGATCATCGAACGCCACCTGGGGCTGGTCCCCAGCAACGAACACCAGAAGGCGGACAGCCAGATCCGCCGCCTGGGCGAGGCCATCGCTGCACAGGTGGACCTGGAGGCCGTGCTCAGGATCGGCGCAGACACCCGCACGCCCCTGCCGGCTACGCCCTCGCCCGTTGCCGAGGCCACTGCCGGTCCGAAGGTGCGTATCGCGGTCGCCCGGGACGCCGCCTTCGGTTTCTACTACCACACGGACCTGGAGGCCCTGGAGCAGGCCGGTGCGCAGCTGTGCTTTTTCGATGCCCTGCATGATGCAGAGCTTCCCGAAGCGGATGCCCTGTTCATCGGCGGCGGATTCCCCGAGACCCACCTGGCGGCCCTGGAGGCCAACGCCCCCCTGCGCGGCGCGATCCTCGATGCCATCGAGGCAGGCCTGCCCGCCTACGCCGAGTGCGGCGGCCTCATGTACCTCTCGCGCAGCATCCGCTGGAAGGATCAGTGCCACACCATGGTGGGCGTGATCCCGGGCGACGTGGTCATGCATGAACGTCCCCAGGGCCGGGGCTATGTGCGCCTCGAGGAGACCGGCGCGGGACTCTGGCCGCTTCGGGATGGGGAAGGCAAGGCAGCCACCTTCCCTGCCCATGAATTCCATTACTCGGCCCTGGAACCCATGGGCGCTGAGACCGTGTACGCCTACCGGGTCCTGCGCGGTCACGGCGTGGACGGGCGTCACGACGGCATCGTCCGCCACAATCTGCTGGCCAGCTACAGCCACCAGCGGCACACCCGCCGCAATCCCTGGGCCTCGCGCTTCGTGGCCTTCATCCGTCATCAGCTACAATCCCGTTCAGCGACACAGGCCCGCAGCACAGCCCCCTGA
- a CDS encoding HesB/IscA family protein → MITITPNAAKQIIESARQSGLENTPLRIAARRHSDGAIEYGMGFDDTGRDEDLTFKSEGVSLVIDPICVDLVKDAVLDYVEMNPGEFRFIFMNPNDPHYRPPNSAAGAPPASVSGTWSPDKS, encoded by the coding sequence ATGATCACCATCACCCCCAACGCCGCAAAGCAGATCATCGAATCGGCCAGGCAGAGCGGCCTCGAGAACACCCCCCTGCGCATCGCCGCACGCCGCCATTCCGACGGCGCCATCGAATATGGCATGGGCTTCGACGACACCGGCCGGGACGAGGATCTGACCTTCAAGAGCGAGGGTGTGAGCCTGGTCATCGACCCCATCTGCGTCGACCTGGTGAAGGATGCGGTGCTGGACTACGTGGAGATGAACCCGGGCGAATTCCGCTTCATCTTCATGAACCCCAACGATCCCCACTACCGCCCGCCCAATTCCGCCGCCGGCGCCCCGCCCGCCAGCGTGAGCGGCACCTGGTCGCCGGACAAATCATAG
- a CDS encoding Fe2+-dependent dioxygenase — protein sequence MLLTIPELLDAAQLAEIRRLLADAPFTDGRYSAGADARRVKHNEEVDPSDTRVRALNQLVLMPLYRHETFQAAALPRKLSGAFFARYLPGMQYGAHVDDPVMGPEGGRYRTDVSVTVFIGEPQSYEGGELVVETDFGEQQVKLPAGHAVIYPSSSLHRVSPVTGGERLVAVAWAESMVRDPARRQMLYELYQVHEALRRDNPDAEVTRRAGHVRANLMRMWADV from the coding sequence ATGCTTCTGACCATTCCTGAGCTGCTGGATGCCGCGCAGCTGGCAGAGATCCGCCGGCTGCTGGCGGATGCACCGTTCACCGACGGCCGCTACAGCGCCGGTGCGGACGCCCGGCGCGTGAAGCACAACGAGGAGGTGGATCCGTCGGATACCCGAGTCAGGGCGCTCAACCAGCTGGTGCTCATGCCCCTCTACCGGCACGAGACCTTCCAGGCCGCCGCCCTGCCCCGCAAGCTCTCCGGCGCATTCTTCGCCCGCTACCTGCCCGGCATGCAGTACGGTGCCCACGTGGACGACCCGGTCATGGGCCCGGAGGGCGGCCGCTACCGAACGGATGTCTCCGTGACCGTGTTCATCGGCGAACCGCAAAGCTATGAGGGTGGCGAACTGGTTGTGGAAACGGACTTCGGAGAGCAGCAGGTGAAACTCCCTGCGGGACATGCCGTGATCTATCCCTCCTCCAGCCTGCACCGGGTTTCCCCGGTGACAGGGGGAGAACGCCTGGTCGCCGTTGCCTGGGCGGAATCCATGGTGCGCGACCCGGCCCGGAGGCAGATGCTCTACGAGCTCTACCAGGTCCATGAGGCCTTGCGCAGGGACAATCCCGATGCCGAGGTGACCCGGCGAGCCGGGCATGTGCGCGCCAACCTGATGCGCATGTGGGCGGACGTTTAG
- a CDS encoding Sfum_1244 family protein, whose protein sequence is MSDVNTTRASAPQWRDLRETVQRNCDIADARYAGNDTLCTYLLKMREFYRWERGLPYSMALDRREVGDWVVAREQHWEGLEAQDLDALTLGERRFDPFDHEAVNQHLSPHGLVYGAGYGRGARPLFFLGSLIKLEDYEGYRIYVVGQEMARDLSSPPAMSRGERIFVRRESIRRMVFEMIEAWQMRGAPAVDSLGRALRAYGHDPGNDESLERMVDAEVESAVWHEVGEVLAGRLLGPEWQERMMTVAGSRAERVMRAVRDHLADCLATLPALLDDAPEGALHFYFANLGGMRALLFPQLREAYEGWVKGGTLEELKRLIAPAREHWLTVAERLLREPPETWPVSDEALPSLCPDFSGRRLG, encoded by the coding sequence ATGAGTGATGTGAACACCACCCGGGCATCAGCGCCGCAATGGCGCGATCTGCGCGAGACCGTGCAGCGCAACTGCGACATCGCCGATGCGCGCTATGCGGGCAACGATACCCTCTGCACCTATCTGCTCAAGATGCGCGAGTTCTACCGCTGGGAGCGGGGCCTGCCGTATTCCATGGCCCTGGACCGCCGCGAGGTGGGCGACTGGGTGGTGGCGCGGGAACAGCACTGGGAAGGGCTGGAGGCACAGGACCTGGACGCCCTGACCCTGGGTGAGCGGCGCTTTGATCCCTTCGATCACGAGGCGGTCAATCAGCATCTCAGTCCCCACGGACTGGTCTATGGCGCTGGCTATGGTCGCGGCGCGCGCCCGCTGTTCTTCCTTGGCAGTCTGATCAAACTCGAGGATTACGAGGGCTACCGCATCTATGTGGTGGGCCAGGAGATGGCGCGGGATCTTTCTTCACCGCCGGCCATGTCCCGGGGCGAGCGCATCTTCGTGCGCCGGGAGTCCATACGTCGCATGGTGTTCGAGATGATCGAGGCCTGGCAGATGCGCGGCGCGCCTGCCGTGGATTCTCTGGGACGGGCCTTGCGGGCCTATGGTCATGATCCGGGCAATGACGAAAGCCTGGAGCGCATGGTGGACGCCGAGGTGGAGTCCGCGGTGTGGCACGAGGTGGGCGAGGTGCTGGCCGGACGCCTGCTGGGCCCCGAGTGGCAGGAGCGGATGATGACGGTGGCCGGCAGCCGGGCCGAGCGGGTGATGCGTGCCGTGCGGGATCACCTGGCCGATTGTTTGGCCACCTTGCCCGCACTCCTGGATGACGCACCCGAGGGTGCGCTGCATTTCTATTTCGCCAACCTGGGCGGCATGCGTGCGCTGCTGTTTCCCCAGTTGCGTGAGGCGTACGAGGGATGGGTGAAGGGCGGTACGCTGGAGGAACTCAAGCGTCTGATCGCCCCGGCCCGTGAGCACTGGCTGACGGTGGCAGAGCGTCTGCTGCGCGAGCCCCCCGAGACCTGGCCGGTCAGCGACGAGGCCTTGCCTTCCCTGTGTCCGGACTTCTCCGGGCGTAGGTTGGGGTAG
- a CDS encoding OmpP1/FadL family transporter: protein MHKVVRQSTVLFAVAAGLGVAGVANATNGYFSHGYGTTSKGLAGAGVALSQDSLAAATNPAGMVTLGDRIDLGAALFSPRRSYSVSGMGAPDFFPDPDDLAASGFPLATGSVDSRSDYFLVPHFGWNRMLDDQSSIGISVYGNGGMNTDYPNDMFGGTFYGGAAGVDLMQLFIAPTYSRKINDTASWGVTPIIAYQRFKATGLGGFGVVEDGYDSSWGYGVRLGVQGEVAPGVRLGASYQSKIFAEEFSKYDNLFAEQGDFDIPANVTVGLAWDVSPSSTLFFDIQHIWYSDVKSIGNPMLPALGICLNTGNQCLGDDNGPGFGWKDMTIYKLGYQWQTSPDMTWRVGYSYGKQPIRDSEVLLNILAPGIIEHHLTAGFTRQMGPRNELNFAAMYAPTKKVSGENPLFPMQDIELKMYQFDLELSYAWKF, encoded by the coding sequence ATGCATAAGGTTGTCAGACAGTCGACTGTCTTGTTTGCCGTTGCCGCCGGGCTGGGCGTTGCAGGGGTGGCCAACGCCACCAACGGTTACTTCTCTCATGGCTACGGCACCACCAGCAAGGGTCTGGCGGGTGCGGGTGTGGCCCTCTCCCAGGATTCCCTGGCGGCTGCCACCAACCCTGCGGGTATGGTGACTCTGGGTGACCGTATTGACCTGGGTGCTGCACTGTTCTCGCCGCGTCGGAGTTATTCAGTATCCGGTATGGGCGCCCCCGACTTTTTCCCTGATCCCGATGATCTCGCCGCCTCCGGCTTCCCGCTGGCGACTGGCAGCGTGGACAGCCGCTCAGATTACTTCCTCGTGCCACATTTCGGGTGGAACCGTATGCTGGATGACCAGAGCAGCATCGGTATTTCCGTGTATGGCAATGGCGGCATGAATACAGACTATCCGAATGACATGTTTGGCGGCACGTTCTACGGTGGTGCTGCAGGCGTGGACCTGATGCAGCTCTTTATCGCGCCCACCTATTCACGAAAGATCAATGATACGGCCTCCTGGGGTGTCACGCCGATCATTGCATACCAGCGTTTCAAAGCCACGGGGCTTGGTGGCTTCGGCGTAGTCGAAGATGGTTACGACAGCTCCTGGGGTTATGGTGTTCGCCTTGGAGTCCAAGGTGAAGTCGCTCCTGGTGTACGTCTGGGTGCGTCCTATCAGTCCAAGATCTTCGCCGAGGAATTCAGTAAGTATGACAACCTGTTCGCAGAACAGGGTGACTTCGATATCCCTGCCAACGTGACCGTGGGTCTCGCCTGGGATGTCTCTCCCTCCTCGACCCTGTTCTTTGATATCCAGCACATCTGGTACAGCGATGTGAAGTCCATCGGAAATCCGATGTTGCCAGCTCTCGGCATCTGCTTGAATACTGGCAATCAGTGTCTTGGGGACGATAATGGACCTGGCTTCGGATGGAAGGACATGACCATCTACAAGCTGGGTTACCAGTGGCAGACCAGCCCCGACATGACCTGGCGCGTGGGCTACAGCTACGGCAAGCAGCCTATCCGTGATTCCGAGGTTCTGTTGAATATTCTTGCTCCGGGCATCATCGAACATCACCTTACGGCTGGGTTTACCCGTCAGATGGGGCCGCGCAACGAGTTGAATTTCGCAGCCATGTATGCTCCGACCAAGAAGGTCAGCGGTGAGAACCCGTTGTTCCCCATGCAGGATATCGAGCTGAAGATGTATCAGTTCGATCTGGAACTGAGCTACGCCTGGAAGTTCTAG
- a CDS encoding OmpP1/FadL family transporter, translated as MYQSIRRSGVFICLASGLAATGVAQATNGYQLIGIGAYQKSLGGAVTANPGSAMTAITNPAGMARIGKRADFSMEAFMPERSVDFTATGGETGKSSVDLYGIPAIGWTAPVNGRDDLWFGGGMYGTSGMGVDYAQTEVMPGLSFDGYSNVMLWQMAPTLAWQVDDRLTLGASLNINYQSVAFKQRFINALGDVENNFDLSRSSSAFGIGASFGLLFDVNDRLTLGAAYKSKQVFGDHAYNLAQGDIDMSMMGGGPLPAGTYKLGLDFPQQLALGLAYRAIPAVTVSADVKWINWSDTMDKLAVTGPGGISVPMDPGWDDQTVYALGVDWAVNNRLNLRAGFNYGKSPIGNEDVSRNLILPAVVETHYTLGAGYNMDGNWELAFHYMYVPEKTFQAPATDPMLPGSKISLSEQSFGVNLGYRF; from the coding sequence ATGTATCAGTCCATCCGGCGCTCCGGCGTCTTCATCTGCCTGGCCTCCGGCCTCGCCGCCACGGGCGTTGCCCAGGCCACCAACGGCTACCAGCTCATCGGCATCGGTGCCTACCAGAAGAGCCTCGGTGGCGCGGTGACCGCCAACCCCGGCTCTGCCATGACCGCCATCACCAACCCCGCCGGCATGGCCCGCATCGGCAAGCGCGCGGACTTCTCCATGGAGGCCTTCATGCCAGAGCGCTCTGTGGATTTCACCGCCACGGGCGGCGAGACCGGCAAGAGTTCCGTGGACCTGTACGGGATCCCGGCCATCGGCTGGACCGCACCGGTCAACGGGCGGGATGACCTGTGGTTCGGCGGCGGCATGTACGGCACATCGGGCATGGGTGTGGACTATGCGCAAACCGAGGTCATGCCCGGTCTGTCATTCGATGGTTACAGCAACGTCATGCTTTGGCAGATGGCACCGACCCTGGCCTGGCAGGTGGATGATCGCCTCACCCTCGGCGCCTCGCTCAACATCAATTACCAGTCCGTGGCGTTCAAGCAGCGCTTCATCAATGCACTGGGTGATGTGGAGAACAATTTTGACCTGTCACGCTCTTCCAGTGCCTTTGGCATTGGGGCGTCCTTCGGTCTGCTGTTCGATGTGAACGACCGTCTCACTCTGGGCGCTGCCTACAAGAGCAAGCAGGTGTTCGGGGATCATGCGTACAACCTGGCCCAGGGCGACATCGACATGAGCATGATGGGCGGTGGACCGTTGCCCGCCGGCACCTACAAGCTGGGCCTGGATTTTCCCCAGCAGCTGGCTCTGGGTCTTGCCTACCGCGCCATACCGGCCGTGACTGTCTCCGCTGACGTGAAGTGGATCAACTGGTCCGACACCATGGACAAGCTGGCTGTGACCGGTCCCGGCGGAATCTCCGTGCCCATGGATCCGGGCTGGGACGACCAGACCGTCTACGCCCTGGGCGTGGACTGGGCCGTGAACAACCGCCTCAACCTGCGGGCCGGTTTCAACTACGGCAAGTCACCCATCGGCAACGAGGACGTCAGCCGCAACCTGATCCTGCCGGCCGTGGTGGAGACCCACTACACACTGGGTGCCGGCTATAACATGGACGGCAACTGGGAACTGGCCTTCCACTACATGTACGTGCCCGAGAAGACCTTCCAGGCGCCGGCCACGGATCCCATGCTGCCTGGCAGCAAGATCTCCCTGTCCGAGCAGTCCTTCGGCGTGAACCTGGGCTATCGCTTCTGA
- a CDS encoding radical SAM protein, translating into MSASAESMVSPVTFYRPDYHIKTPEMRSPDYVQMSTAAAITLGLVPGTMHRTACTHCLNLLVTYPEGCRANCSYCGLARHREEARDYADRNFIRVDWPTARYDDVIERVKNNADKGQFERMCISMITHPNSDHDTVVLLEKWVKEVPHIPVSILSNPTTMSYEDLKNLRDKGADIFTVALDAVTPEIFERTRGKTVDSPHRWDKYWQAIEWAAEIFGPEKFGAHLICGMGETEQEILAVCQKIRDMGGHNHMFAFFPEQGSLMEDWNPVPRDQWRRVQLARFIIDYAGGRIDDMKFNEQGQVVDFGLDEKELNDLISSGKPFQTSGCPGKSDEEVSACNRPYGDSSPTDILSFPFALNGKDVEFVRRQMAGEKVGTFDHDADN; encoded by the coding sequence ATGAGTGCTAGTGCCGAGTCCATGGTCTCCCCGGTGACGTTCTACCGGCCCGACTATCACATCAAGACCCCGGAGATGCGTTCCCCGGACTACGTGCAGATGTCCACTGCCGCGGCCATCACCCTGGGCCTGGTGCCCGGCACCATGCACCGCACCGCCTGCACCCACTGTCTGAACCTGCTGGTGACCTATCCTGAAGGCTGCCGTGCCAACTGCAGCTACTGCGGCCTCGCCCGTCACCGTGAAGAGGCCCGCGACTACGCGGACCGCAATTTCATTCGCGTGGACTGGCCCACTGCCCGCTACGACGACGTCATCGAGCGCGTGAAGAACAACGCCGACAAGGGCCAGTTCGAGCGCATGTGCATCTCCATGATCACCCACCCCAACTCCGACCACGACACCGTGGTGCTGCTGGAGAAGTGGGTTAAGGAAGTCCCGCACATCCCCGTGTCCATCCTCTCCAACCCCACCACCATGAGCTACGAGGACCTGAAGAACCTGCGCGACAAGGGCGCGGACATCTTCACCGTGGCCCTGGATGCAGTCACCCCCGAGATCTTCGAGCGCACCCGTGGCAAGACCGTGGACAGCCCGCACCGCTGGGACAAGTACTGGCAGGCCATCGAGTGGGCCGCCGAGATCTTCGGCCCCGAGAAGTTCGGCGCGCACCTGATCTGCGGCATGGGTGAGACCGAGCAGGAGATCCTGGCCGTCTGCCAGAAGATCCGCGACATGGGCGGCCACAACCACATGTTCGCCTTCTTCCCGGAGCAGGGTTCGCTTATGGAAGACTGGAACCCCGTGCCCCGTGACCAGTGGCGCCGCGTGCAGCTGGCCCGCTTCATCATCGACTACGCCGGTGGCCGCATCGACGACATGAAGTTCAACGAGCAGGGCCAGGTGGTGGACTTCGGTCTGGACGAGAAGGAGCTGAACGACCTGATCAGCTCCGGCAAGCCCTTCCAGACCTCCGGCTGCCCCGGCAAGTCCGACGAGGAGGTCTCCGCCTGCAACCGTCCCTACGGCGATTCCAGCCCCACGGACATCCTGAGCTTCCCGTTCGCGCTCAACGGCAAGGACGTGGAGTTCGTGCGCCGCCAGATGGCCGGGGAGAAGGTAGGCACCTTCGATCACGACGCCGACAACTGA
- a CDS encoding geranylgeranyl reductase family protein, with translation MNAGVDSIRSVDVLVVGLGPGGASAARTAAEAGLSVLAVERNKVLGEPVQCAEFIPTPMGGYAKAEKVLLQRITGMKSILPSGTVHESEFPGLMINRAEFDRAIAREAERLGAELWTRSPLVALDADARIATVRREDAEVKLRYKVLIAADGPHSPVAAQLGLEPLVVVQTRQYTVPLLKPYADTDIWLSDEYPGGYAWLFPKGELANLGLGADRRWEDNLKEPLDRLHRQLVEAGLLGEEILYRTGGAIPVGGLREHLVVGDVLFVGDAAGLTHPITGAGIAAGVVSGELAGKAAAAWLEGDEDAFEDYEEDVRDQFETAVSRAVERRHELAQHWRTRAANEDATQRKGWIAFNEYFENAVV, from the coding sequence ATGAACGCCGGGGTGGACAGCATCAGGTCCGTGGACGTGCTGGTAGTGGGCCTGGGCCCCGGTGGCGCCAGCGCCGCCCGCACCGCCGCCGAGGCCGGACTGAGCGTGCTGGCCGTGGAGCGCAACAAGGTGCTGGGCGAGCCGGTGCAGTGCGCCGAGTTCATACCCACCCCCATGGGCGGCTATGCCAAGGCCGAGAAGGTGCTGCTGCAGCGCATCACCGGCATGAAGAGCATCCTGCCTTCGGGCACGGTGCATGAATCCGAGTTTCCCGGGCTCATGATCAACCGGGCCGAGTTCGACCGGGCCATCGCCCGGGAGGCCGAGCGCCTGGGCGCCGAACTCTGGACCCGTTCGCCCCTGGTGGCCCTGGATGCCGACGCCCGCATCGCCACCGTGCGCCGCGAGGACGCCGAGGTGAAGCTGCGCTACAAGGTGCTGATCGCCGCCGACGGCCCCCATTCCCCGGTGGCCGCGCAGCTGGGCCTGGAACCCCTGGTAGTGGTGCAGACCCGCCAGTACACCGTGCCCCTGCTCAAGCCCTACGCGGATACCGACATCTGGCTGTCCGACGAGTACCCGGGCGGATACGCCTGGCTGTTCCCCAAGGGCGAGCTGGCCAACCTGGGCCTGGGTGCCGACCGGCGCTGGGAGGACAACCTGAAGGAGCCCCTGGATCGTCTGCACCGTCAGCTGGTGGAGGCGGGCCTGCTGGGCGAGGAGATCCTCTATCGCACCGGCGGGGCCATCCCGGTCGGTGGTCTGCGAGAACACCTGGTGGTGGGCGACGTGCTGTTCGTGGGTGATGCGGCGGGCCTGACCCATCCCATCACCGGCGCCGGCATCGCCGCCGGCGTGGTCTCCGGCGAGCTGGCCGGCAAGGCCGCCGCGGCCTGGCTCGAAGGCGACGAGGACGCCTTCGAGGACTACGAGGAAGACGTGCGCGACCAGTTCGAGACCGCCGTGAGCCGCGCCGTGGAGCGCCGCCATGAGCTGGCGCAGCACTGGCGCACCCGGGCAGCCAACGAGGATGCCACCCAGCGCAAGGGCTGGATTGCGTTTAATGAGTATTTTGAGAATGCCGTGGTGTGA